A single genomic interval of Lathyrus oleraceus cultivar Zhongwan6 chromosome 7, CAAS_Psat_ZW6_1.0, whole genome shotgun sequence harbors:
- the LOC127105764 gene encoding putative glucose-6-phosphate 1-epimerase, which produces MGHSAAVWDFRAATELTKDWNGIDQVVLRTPQGASARVSLHGAQVTSWRNEHGEELLFTSSKTVSSKAPKAIRGGIPICFPQFGNCGSLERHGFARNRMWSIDENPPPLPPNDSRGKSFVDLLLKSSEEDVRYWPHSFEFRLRVCLTTNGDLTLISRIRNINGKPFSFSFAYHTYLLVSDISEIRIEGLETLDYLDNLSQKERFTEQGDAITFESEVDRLYLSSPNIIAVLDHERKRTFIIRKEGLPDVAVWNPWEKKSKSMVDLGDEEYKHMLCVDGAVIEKPVNLKPGEEWTGRIQLSVVGSSFCSDRLGFR; this is translated from the exons ATGGGGCATTCTGCTGCTGTGTGGGACTTTAGAGCAGCAACTGAACTTACAAAGGACTGGAATGGAATTGATCAAGTTGTACTAAGGACGCCACAAGGCGCTTCAGCACGG GTAAGCTTACATGGAGCGCAGGTCACTTCGTGGCGTAATGAGCACGGAGAAGAACTACTATTCACAAGCAGCAAG ACAGTTTCGTCGAAGGCACCGAAAGCAATACGAGGAGGAATTCCTATATGTTTTCCACAG TTCGGAAACTGTGGATCACTGGAGCGACATGGATTTGCTAGAAACAGAATGTGGTCAATTGATGAGAATCCTCCTCCGTTGCCTCCAAATGATTCTCGTGGAAAATCTTTTGTCGATCTGCTACTCAAATCATCGGAAGAAGATGTGAGATATTGGCCACACAG TTTCGAGTTCCGCCTTCGAGTGTGTCTTACGACAAACGGAGACCTAACCCTGATATCACGAATCAGGAATATCAATGGCAAGCCATTTAGTTTCTCATTCGCATACCACACATACTTATTGGTTTCTGACATCAG TGAGATAAGGATTGAAGGTCTTGAGACACTTGATTACCTGGACAATCTTTCCCAGAAAGAACGATTTACAGAACAAGGAGATGCGATAACATTTGAATCCGAG GTGGATCGTCTTTATCTGAGCTCTCCAAACATAATTGCGGTTCTAGATCATGAGAGGAAACGGACATTCATTATAAGAAAGGAAGGGCTGCCTGATGTTG CTGTGTGGAATCCGTGGGAGAAGAAGTCGAAGTCGATGGTGGATTTAGGCGATGAGGAGTATAAACATATGCTTTGTGTAGATGGTGCAGTTATAGAGAAACCTGTGAACTTGAAGCCTGGAGAGGAATGGACAGGGAGGATTCAACTGTCAGTTGTGGGATCGAGTTTTTGTAGCGATCGCCTGGGTTTTCGATAG